The nucleotide sequence GTAACGAGAAGGACATCCTTCCGTTCTTCACCGGGCGCTACCGCGAGCAGTGGACGTTCCTCACGCTGTGTTTCGTCGTCTGCTCGATGCTCGGAATGACCGCCGCCGGGCTCACCGGCGAGGTGCTCATCGCGGTCGCGGCGGGCTTCCTCGTCGGCACCGGCTGTGCGCTGGCGGAGGGGTCGATCTTCGCGCAAGTCCCGGCGATGTTCCCCAACAGCTCCGGCGCGGTCGCGGGCGTCGTCGGCGGCGTCGGGACCGTCGGCGGCATCGTCTACCCGCTCGTCTACTCCGCGCAGTTCCTCCCGAACCTCCATACCGGCTACTCGATCGTCGCCGCGTCGATGATCCCGATCGTCCTGTTGACGGCGTGGGTGTTCCAGCCGAAGATCGCGAGCGTCGCCAACGAGGACGGCTTTACGAGCGATCGTCGGACGACCGCTCCGGCGGACGACTGACTGGAAAGAAGCGGGGCGACTGCCGCCCGTTCGTGCACAATCCACCACCTATTTATTCCGCTCTTGACCATCTTCGTGTATGTATATCGGCCGATTCGTGATCGTTGCGCCCGATTTCGGCGCGTACCGCGTCTCCTCTCGATCGTTTCCGAACCGGCAGATCGTCGACCGCGACGGCACGCTGACGGTCGCGCCGACGCCGGACGCGCCCGAGAACGACAACCCCTACGTCTCCTACAACTGTGTCCGCGAGGGCGGCGATTCCGTCGTCGTCGGCAACGGCTCCCACGTCGACCCGATCGCCGAGAAGTTGGATCTCGGCTACCCCGCGCGCGACGCGCTCGCCTCGGCGCTGCTCGCGCTGGATTACGAGAAGGACGACTACGACACCCCCCGCGTCGCGGGCGTCGTCGGCGAGGAGTCGTACGTCGGTATCGTGCGCCGGGACGCGCTCCTCGTCGAGGCGGTCGACGAGCCCACGCTGGTCGCGACCTACGAGGAGGACGAGCCGACACCGATCGAGTTCGGCGCTGACGCCGGCGACCCGGCCGCCCTCGCCCGCGCGGCGTACGGCCTCGACTACGAGCACGCCGTCTGTGCCGCGGCCGTCACCTACGACGAGGGTGACGTCGACGTCGGTATCTACAACGGCTGACAGCGGCGCGCCGCGGTCTCGCCCGCATTTTTTGTCTTCCGAGCCGTACCCTCGCGTATGCAGGTCGCCGTCATCTCGGACATCCACGCGAACAAGGTCGCGCTCGACGCCGTCTTCGACGATATCACGCGCTCGTCGGGAGCGGACGGCGACGCGCCCGACGCGGTCGTCTGCGCGGGCGACGTCGTCGGCTACAACCCGTGGCCCGCCGAGTGCGTCGCGGCCGTGCGCGAACGGGAGATCCCGACCGTGATGGGCAACCACGACCGCGCGACGGCCGCGGACACGTCGTTCCGATTCAATTCGATGGCCGCCGCGGGGGTGGAGTACGCCCGGCGCGAACTCGACGACGACGCGATCGCGTGGCTCTCGGCGCTTCCGGATACGAGAACTGTCCTCGACGGGTCGATCAAACTGGTCCACGGTCACCCCGACGACCCCGACCGGTACACCTACCCCGAGGAGTTCTCGCCGTCGATGCTCGGCGATGAGGACGTGCTGGTGACAGGACACACCCACGTCCAAGGGCACGAGCGGTTCGAAGAAGGGATCGTGATGAACCCCGGCAGCGTCGGCCAGCCGCGCGACGGCGACCCGCGGGCGGCTTACGCCGTGGTCGATCTCGACGATCTGTCGGTCGACGAGCGGCGCGTCGAGTACGACGTCGACGTCGTCGCGGACGCCGTCGACGACGCCGGACTTCCCGAACGAATCGGAACGCGGCTGTACGATGGTCGGTGATCGGTGGCCTCGTTGGGCCGATACCCCGTTCAGAACTCGTCTTGGACGATTTCGAGCGTCTCCTCTCTGTCGTCCCACGCGACGAAGATCGCGACGGAGGTCGCGGAGGTGATGACGTCGTGGATGTTGATCCCGGCCTCGGCGATCGGCTGGACGATGTCCTGAATCACGCCGGGGCGGTTCGGAAGCTCCCCGCCGGTGACGCGGATGACGGCGATGTTGTCGTCGACGGTGACAGACGAGAGCGTCTGGTCGTCGACGACCTTCTCGTGAAGCAGGTTCTCGGCCTCCTCGGCGCGGTCCTCGCCGACGTAGAAGGTCACCGAGTCCATCCCGGAGGCGACCGCGTCGATGTTGATCTCGGCCTCCCGAAGCGCTTGGGAGAGGTCCGCGAGGATGCCCGGGCTGTTCCGGATCGCGCGCCCCGCGACGGTGACGCAGACGAGCGGCTCGTCCTGCATATCGATGAGGTTCTGGAACTGCCCCTCGATGAGCGTCCCGCCGGTGAGTAAGTCGCCGTGTTGGTAGTGGACGACCCTGACGTCGAGGTCGTCGTCCTTGTACGACAGCGCCGACGGAGCGACCACTTCCGCGCCGCGAAACGAGAGGTTCCGCAGCTCGTCGACGGTGATTCGACCGACGTTTCGCGCGCCCTCGACGACGCGGGGATCGCCGGTCATAACGCCCTCGACGTCGGTGACGATGACGACCTCGTCGGCGTCCATGTACCGACCGAGCATCACCGCGGTCGTGTCCGATCCGCCGCGGCCGAGCGTCGTGATCTCACCGTCGAGGTTCTGCGCAAGAAAGCCCGTGATGACCGGGACGACGTGATCGAGGTCCGCCGCGAGTTCGCCCGCGCGCCGCTGGGTCTCCTCGACGTGGACCTCGCCGAGATCGTTCGCGATGACCGGCCACTCGTCCGCGCCGGGTTCGACGAAGACGGCGTTGACGCCGCGTGCGGCGAGCGCGGCCTTGAGCATCCGGACGCTCGTTCGCTCGCCCATCGAGACGATCTCCGCGCGGTCGCGGTCCTCGGCGTCGAACTCGATCTCCTCTAAGAGTTCGTCGGTCGTATTGCCCATCGCACTCGCGACCACGGCGATCTCGTGACCCGCCTTGACCGCGGCGGCGATCGAGTCGGCGGCGCGGTTGATCCGATCGCCGCTTCCGAGCGACGTCCCACCGAACTTGGCGACTACGCGCACGGTCGGGCCTCCTGTCGGCAGACGAGACTGAGCTGCGAGTGGTGCTCTGACATAGCCGACCTTTACCGGGGGGAGTGTAAAATCTTGTCTCCCGTCTCAACCGTTGCCGAGTTTCTCCGCGACGTCGGCTCCGACAGAACGAGTCCGGGACTCGATCGTTCGACACGTCTCGTACCCGCCGTCGAAACTCCCGCGTCAGTTTAAGTTGTTGCCGCCCGAAGGTAGTGGTATGGACGTCGAGGTCCGAGACGCGGTCGAGACGGACGCCGAGTCGCTCGGGGCCATCGTCGACCTCCCGGCCGACGTGCTCCGCAACGTCGTCCACGACCGGACGGTCCGCCTCGCGGTCGCACCGCACCGCGATCCGGGGCCGCACGCGGACGTCGCCGCCGAACGCACTACCGACGTGGAACGGACTGACGCGGACGCCGATGCAGAACGGACTGACACGGACCGCGCCGCCGACGAGACGGCCGATGTCGATGCAGCCGGCGAAGTTGGCGAGGCTACCGAAACTGACGAAGCCGCCCAACCCACCGCTGGCGAGACCGCCCACCCTGACGACGCTCCCGCCGACGAGTCCATCCGCGGTTTCGTCGCGTTCGACGTCGAAGACGGAACGGTCCACGTCACGCAACTGGCCGGCGACGCCGCGGTCGCCGAACGGCTGCTCGCCGAGCCGGTCCGATTCGCGGTCAACGAGGGATTTGATGTCGCGCTCGTCGTACCGGAGTCCGACAGGGAAATCACGTCTGCAGCCGAGGCCGCGGGCTTCGAGTTAGTCGGCCCGGGGCCGCGCTTCGGTGGTGAACCCACGACGAAATACCGGTTTTCCACCGAGTGAGAACTCTCGGAATCAAATGAATTTCCGCACGGTCATCTCGAGCGTGTCGAGGTCGAGGATCGGCGCGTGGCCGACGTCGGGGTCGATGTTGACCGACTTCTGGAAGTCGGTCTGGGCCTGCCAGCAGCCGGAGTTCACGGCGAGAACGTCGTGGTACTTCCCCCAGCCGAGCTTGTGCACGTGGCCGGTGTGGAACACGTCCGGAACCTCCTCCATCACCAGATAGTCCTTCTCCTCGGGCGCGAGACGCGTCTTCCCGCCGAACTGTGGCGCGACGTGACGCTTCTTCAGGAGCTGATACATCGCCTTGTGGGGGTCGTCGTAGCTCGCCTTCTCGGCGGGCAGCTCCGCGATGACCTCGTCGAGCGAAACGCCGTGGTACATCAGCACCTTCACGCCCTCGACGGTCACGAACGACGGGTTTCCCGTAATTCGGGCGTCGTGAGCGCTCATGATGTCTCTGAGGTTCTCGTCGAATCCCGGTTGGGGCTCGGCGAGCCGGACGGCGTCGTGATTCCCCGGGATCATCAGAATCTCCATATCTCCGGGGACGTCCTTGAGATGCTCCGAAAACGTTTCGTACTGCTCGTAGATGTCGACGATGTCGAGTTCCTCGTCCTGATTCGGGTAGACGCCGACGCCCTCGACCATATCGCCGGCGATGAGCAGGTACTCCACGTGTTCGGCCTCTTCGGTGTGGAGCCAGTCGGCGAAGCGCCCCCACGCGTCGGCGACGAACTCCTGACTGCCGACGTGGACGTCGGAGATGAGCGCCGCCTGAACGTGTCTGTCCGCCGTGTTCGGCGTGTACGTCCGCGGCACGTCCGGGAAGTGCATCGAGTCGACGAATATGATCCCCGCGTCGTCCGAGAGCGTGCCTTCGACAGCGATGCACTCGTCCAGTAGCAGTTCGTCGACCAGCTCGGCGAACCCCCGGTCTTTCATCACGAGGCAGGGGAACGTCCCGGTGGTGTC is from Halobellus sp. LT62 and encodes:
- a CDS encoding aspartate kinase, which produces MRVVAKFGGTSLGSGDRINRAADSIAAAVKAGHEIAVVASAMGNTTDELLEEIEFDAEDRDRAEIVSMGERTSVRMLKAALAARGVNAVFVEPGADEWPVIANDLGEVHVEETQRRAGELAADLDHVVPVITGFLAQNLDGEITTLGRGGSDTTAVMLGRYMDADEVVIVTDVEGVMTGDPRVVEGARNVGRITVDELRNLSFRGAEVVAPSALSYKDDDLDVRVVHYQHGDLLTGGTLIEGQFQNLIDMQDEPLVCVTVAGRAIRNSPGILADLSQALREAEINIDAVASGMDSVTFYVGEDRAEEAENLLHEKVVDDQTLSSVTVDDNIAVIRVTGGELPNRPGVIQDIVQPIAEAGINIHDVITSATSVAIFVAWDDREETLEIVQDEF
- a CDS encoding metallophosphoesterase family protein, which gives rise to MQVAVISDIHANKVALDAVFDDITRSSGADGDAPDAVVCAGDVVGYNPWPAECVAAVREREIPTVMGNHDRATAADTSFRFNSMAAAGVEYARRELDDDAIAWLSALPDTRTVLDGSIKLVHGHPDDPDRYTYPEEFSPSMLGDEDVLVTGHTHVQGHERFEEGIVMNPGSVGQPRDGDPRAAYAVVDLDDLSVDERRVEYDVDVVADAVDDAGLPERIGTRLYDGR
- a CDS encoding DNA-directed DNA polymerase II small subunit — translated: MPLETPVRIVQELTARGYNAEQEAVTLIASADNPDRALSRVVESVDDTALRITAADVRSALAEPSAAADPDGIESEIPTQSDPSVSTGETGSISEETAEDQDSGVPQETKGSGGGRSTESSSTPEPDATPEPNTTAGSSTTPEPNTPVEPRARDPSLRSLEVSGDVTGQSTGTGEYGDFVKVFRDRYEKLSKQLRGRVNHRPANAIQSMSGGTDAAMIGLVNDVRSTKSGHWLVELEDTTGTFPCLVMKDRGFAELVDELLLDECIAVEGTLSDDAGIIFVDSMHFPDVPRTYTPNTADRHVQAALISDVHVGSQEFVADAWGRFADWLHTEEAEHVEYLLIAGDMVEGVGVYPNQDEELDIVDIYEQYETFSEHLKDVPGDMEILMIPGNHDAVRLAEPQPGFDENLRDIMSAHDARITGNPSFVTVEGVKVLMYHGVSLDEVIAELPAEKASYDDPHKAMYQLLKKRHVAPQFGGKTRLAPEEKDYLVMEEVPDVFHTGHVHKLGWGKYHDVLAVNSGCWQAQTDFQKSVNIDPDVGHAPILDLDTLEMTVRKFI
- a CDS encoding IMP cyclohydrolase, whose translation is MYIGRFVIVAPDFGAYRVSSRSFPNRQIVDRDGTLTVAPTPDAPENDNPYVSYNCVREGGDSVVVGNGSHVDPIAEKLDLGYPARDALASALLALDYEKDDYDTPRVAGVVGEESYVGIVRRDALLVEAVDEPTLVATYEEDEPTPIEFGADAGDPAALARAAYGLDYEHAVCAAAVTYDEGDVDVGIYNG